One Xiphophorus couchianus chromosome 1, X_couchianus-1.0, whole genome shotgun sequence genomic region harbors:
- the LOC114146072 gene encoding alpha-1,3-mannosyl-glycoprotein 4-beta-N-acetylglucosaminyltransferase C, translated as MRRRSRKKSAVLGVLLLVTVLYYFYPFEFLLTGLTRPPPKQLSWQVERLVSKESWAEQGDYLPLNVSYQLLAGTPSTQQKFLTIGMSSVKRKKGSYLVPTLQSLFSQSSPEERSSMVVVVLIADFDVHWVTSTVREINSTFASELDRGQLLAIHVTQKWYPPLTGLKRNYDDAPDRVSFRSKQNVDYAFLIHYSAGLGQYYLQLEDDVFSAQNFLTTIRRHIEEQNTKKGTWAMLEFSALGYIGKLYKSSDLPLLARFLFLFYQEMPCDWLMSHFRQLMTQRETILFKPSLFQHMGTFSSFQGTYNKLKDNNFEEGLYTNPSAEVYSNISTYQKNFPKLAWAPGEGFFWGRSPERGDHLTVVFQEPVVVTGILVETGSGGKDLLESGQVELGQDVLTAAIKSCKTFQSLGAFMNGKFEMREVDKLRGSASSCLRISVTAGQKDWVIVRKIRITTKSSAS; from the exons ATGCGACGGCGTTCTAGAAAGAAGAGTGCAGTTCTGGGAGTTCTGCTACTCGTCACTGTCCTGTACTACTTCTATCCGTTCGAATTCCTCCTCACG GGTTTGACTAGACCGCCTCCAAAGCAACTGAGCTGGCAGGTGGAGAGGCTCGTCAGTAAGGAGTCCTGGGCGGAGCAGGGAGATTATCTGCCTCTCAATGTGTCCTATCAGCTGCTGGCAGGAACGCCATCGACTCAGCAGA AGTTCCTAACCATCGGAATGTCGTCAGTCAAGCGGAAGAAGGGCAGCTACCTGGTTCCCACGCTGCAGTCGCTCTTCTCTCAGTCGTCTCCTGAAGAGCGCTCCtccatggtggtggtggtgctgATCGCAGACTTCGACGTTCACTGGGTAACCAGTACCGTCAGGGAAATCAACTCAACGTTTGCCTCTGAACTGGACCGAGGTCAGCTTTTAGCCATCCACGTGACCCAGAAGTGGTACCCTCCTCTGACAG GCTTGAAGAGGAACTACGACGACGCTCCCGACCGGGTGTCGTTCCGCTCCAAGCAGAATGTGGACTACGCCTTCTTGATCCACTACAGTGCAGGTCTGGGCCAGTACTACCTCCAGCTGGAAGACGACGTCTTTTCAGCGCAGAACTTTCTCACCACTATTCGGAGGCACATTGaggagcaaaacacaaaaaagggcACCTGGGCGATGTTGGAGTTTTCAGCCCTTGGTTACATCGGGAAACTCTACAAGTCCTCCGACCTTCCTCTTCTGGCTCgcttcctttttctcttttaccaAGAAATGCCTTGTGACTGGCTGATGTCTCATTTCCGACAGCTGATGACCCAAAGAGAGACCATCCTCTTTAAACCCTCGCTATTCCAACACATGGGCACTTTTTCGTCATTCCAGGgaacatacaacaagctaaagGATAACAACTTTGAAGAGGGGCTGTACACCAATCCCTCAGCTGAAGtttattcaaacatttccaCCTACCAGAAGAATTTCCCCAAACTGGCCTGGGCTCCCGGGGAGGGCTTCTTCTGGGGACGCTCTCCAGAAAGAGGAGATCATTTGACGGTGGTGTTCCAGGAGCCGGTGGTGGTGACGGGGATACTGGTGGAAACGGGATCAGGAGGAAAGGACCTCCTGGAGTCCGGTCAGGTGGAGCTAGGCCAAGATGTACTCACTGCAGCGATAAAGAGCTGTAAAACCTTCCAGTCACTGGGAGCTTTTATGAATGGGAAATTTGAGATGCGAGAGGTAGACAAACTGCGCGGCTCTGCCTCTTCATGTCTGAGGATATCGGTGACAGCCGGGCAGAAAGACTGGGTGATCGTTCGGAAAATAAGAATCACAACGAAGTCCAGCGCATCCTGA
- the cfap126 gene encoding protein Flattop isoform X2, with amino-acid sequence MRPSAHVGHTSFIVNSRGHLLPGVKKGITWPDFKGTWDLPTRIPAHHIDPTARSKDGLRRLKLWGICPPEEGKSESGRGSKNTDVGKQTSEDAPEQAADPSKVRSESQNRSVAGSGSQGSQRREPGSPAQQNLQAAQKDKPTSATEKSPSLTSSVGSETQDIPESILGTPHRIIRYTKANVMNKE; translated from the exons atg CGACCCAGTGCACACGTGGGTCACACCTCCTTCATTGTGAACAGCAGGGGTCATCTGCTCCCAGGGGTGAAG AAAGGCATAACCTGGCCAGATTTTAAGGGCACTTGGGATTTACCAACTCGTATCCCAGCCCACCACATCGACCCAACTGCCCGTTCAAAGGACGGTCTCAGGAGACTCAAGTTGTGGGGAATCTGCCCACCAGAGGAGGGGAAATCAGAATCAGGCAGAGGCAGCAAGAACACAGATGTTGGCAAGCAG ACCAGCGAGGACGCACCTGAGCAAGCTGCAGACCCGTCTAAAGTCCGGTCGGAGTCTCAGAACCGCTCCGTCGCTGGGAGTGGGAGCCAGGGCTCACAGAGACGTGAGCCTGGATCTCCTGCTCAACAAAACCTTCAAGCCGCACAGAAGGACAAGCCAACAAGTGCAACTGAAAAGAGTCCGTCTTTGACAAGTAGTGTTGGCAGTGAAACCCAAGACATACCAGAGTCCATACTGGGAACGCCACACAGAATTATACGGTACACCAAGGCAAATGTAATGAATAAAGAGTGA
- the cfap126 gene encoding protein Flattop isoform X1 produces the protein MSSNFSANQYEGTFGSKRLQNWCTSKGFKERPSAHVGHTSFIVNSRGHLLPGVKKGITWPDFKGTWDLPTRIPAHHIDPTARSKDGLRRLKLWGICPPEEGKSESGRGSKNTDVGKQTSEDAPEQAADPSKVRSESQNRSVAGSGSQGSQRREPGSPAQQNLQAAQKDKPTSATEKSPSLTSSVGSETQDIPESILGTPHRIIRYTKANVMNKE, from the exons ATGTCTTCCAATTTCTCAGCCAACCAG TATGAGGGCACCTTTGGATCCAAGAGGCTGCAGAACTGGTGCACATCTAAAGGCTTTAAAGAG CGACCCAGTGCACACGTGGGTCACACCTCCTTCATTGTGAACAGCAGGGGTCATCTGCTCCCAGGGGTGAAG AAAGGCATAACCTGGCCAGATTTTAAGGGCACTTGGGATTTACCAACTCGTATCCCAGCCCACCACATCGACCCAACTGCCCGTTCAAAGGACGGTCTCAGGAGACTCAAGTTGTGGGGAATCTGCCCACCAGAGGAGGGGAAATCAGAATCAGGCAGAGGCAGCAAGAACACAGATGTTGGCAAGCAG ACCAGCGAGGACGCACCTGAGCAAGCTGCAGACCCGTCTAAAGTCCGGTCGGAGTCTCAGAACCGCTCCGTCGCTGGGAGTGGGAGCCAGGGCTCACAGAGACGTGAGCCTGGATCTCCTGCTCAACAAAACCTTCAAGCCGCACAGAAGGACAAGCCAACAAGTGCAACTGAAAAGAGTCCGTCTTTGACAAGTAGTGTTGGCAGTGAAACCCAAGACATACCAGAGTCCATACTGGGAACGCCACACAGAATTATACGGTACACCAAGGCAAATGTAATGAATAAAGAGTGA
- the ccnq gene encoding cyclin-Q isoform X2, with the protein MEGPSCRVSAGAEEPRPSGRRDAGSEPTWDTKTHFRVCRFIMETGVKLCMRSVPVATACVLYHRFFQRVTSRVYEPYLVAMSCLYLAGKVEEQHIRTRDIINVSHRYFNKGSAPLECDKEFWDLRDSVVHCELLILRQLNFHVSFEHPHKYLLHYLLSVKSLVNRHTWSRTPVAETSWALLRDCYHGDMCIRHTPQHIAVAALYLALSSYGVELPAGEKEWWQVLFSKSSDSD; encoded by the exons ATGGAGGGTCCGTCCTGTCGGGTATCTGCTGGGGCAGAAGAACCCCGGCCGTCGGGCAGGAGGGACGCTGGGTCGGAGCCCACGTGGGACACGAAGACTCACTTTCGTGTGTGTCGCTTCATAATGGAAACAG GAGTGAAGCTTTGTATGCGCTCAGTACCCGTGGCAACGGCCTGTGTGTTGTACCATCGTTTCTTCCAGCGGGTCACATCCCGTGTTTATGAACCCTACCTGGTGGCCATGAGCTGCTTGTACTTGGCTGGAAAAGTGGAGGAGCAACACATCCGGACCCGGGACATCATCAATGTGAGCCACAG GTACTTTAACAAAGGCAGTGCTCCTCTCGAATGTGATAAGGAGTTCTGGGATCTAAGGGACAGCGTGGTGCACTGTGAGCTCCTCATCCTACGACAGCTCAACTTCCACGTCTCCTTTGAACATCCTCACAAG TATTTGCTCCACTACCTGCTTTCTGTGAAATCACTGGTGAACCGGCACACTTGGTCTCGAACCCCCGTGGCTGAGACTTCCTGGGCATTGCTGAGAGACTGTTACCATGGAGACATGTGCATCCGCCACACACCGCAACACATTGCGGTAGCTGCACTCTACCTGGCGCTGAGCAGCTATGGAGTGGAGCTGCCCGCTGGAGAGAAGGAGTGGTGGCAG